In Fastidiosipila sp., the following are encoded in one genomic region:
- a CDS encoding peptide chain release factor 2, translated as MDQTMTYEELQADIANNKTKIGQLRLSLRLEADAEEKERLTRETLEEGFWNDPDRAQVVQKRIAYLNKKQKRFADLVAGNEDFEVLLELSREEDDLSVLRELEDGLGDWSREYESLRLETLLTGEHDAMNALVSLHAGAGGTEAQDWVGILFRMYARWAENHDYEVEVLDLLDGEEAGIKTISFRVAGPNAYGYLRSEHGVHRLVRISPFDASGRRHTSFASCEVLPELDDTIKIEINPDDLKIDTFRASGAGGQHVNKTSSAVRITHLPTGIVVSCQNERSQLSNRETAMRMLKSRLYHLAQQRQLDRIEDLKGEVFDIAWGSQIRSYVFCPYTMVKDHRTGYETSDVDGVMDGDLDAFINAWLIENAQDRETAREKELRLHGQGGSGA; from the coding sequence ATGGATCAAACCATGACTTACGAGGAACTGCAGGCGGACATCGCCAACAATAAGACAAAAATCGGCCAACTGAGGCTTTCACTCCGTCTGGAAGCAGATGCGGAGGAAAAAGAGCGGCTGACCCGGGAAACCCTGGAAGAAGGTTTCTGGAACGATCCGGACAGGGCGCAGGTAGTCCAGAAGCGGATTGCCTATTTGAACAAAAAACAGAAACGCTTCGCCGATCTGGTTGCCGGAAATGAGGACTTTGAGGTTCTGCTGGAGCTGTCCCGGGAAGAGGACGACCTCTCTGTTCTCCGCGAGTTGGAGGACGGGCTTGGAGACTGGTCGCGTGAGTATGAGAGTCTTCGGCTGGAAACCCTGTTGACAGGTGAACATGATGCCATGAATGCCCTGGTTTCCCTGCACGCGGGTGCCGGAGGAACTGAGGCCCAGGACTGGGTGGGAATTCTCTTTCGCATGTATGCCCGCTGGGCGGAGAACCATGACTATGAAGTCGAAGTGCTGGATCTGCTGGATGGGGAGGAGGCGGGGATCAAGACCATCTCCTTCCGGGTCGCCGGCCCCAATGCCTACGGGTATCTGAGAAGTGAGCACGGCGTGCACCGGCTGGTTCGTATCTCGCCCTTTGATGCCTCGGGAAGGAGGCATACCTCCTTCGCGTCCTGCGAAGTACTGCCCGAACTGGACGATACCATCAAGATTGAGATCAACCCGGATGATTTGAAAATTGATACATTCAGGGCTTCGGGGGCGGGCGGCCAGCATGTCAACAAGACCAGCTCGGCAGTCAGGATCACCCATCTGCCAACCGGGATTGTCGTTTCCTGCCAGAACGAGCGGTCGCAGCTCTCCAACAGGGAAACAGCCATGCGGATGCTGAAATCAAGGCTCTATCATCTGGCTCAACAACGCCAGCTTGACCGGATCGAAGACCTCAAGGGAGAGGTCTTTGACATAGCCTGGGGGAGCCAGATCCGATCCTACGTCTTCTGTCCCTATACGATGGTTAAGGACCACCGGACAGGCTATGAAACGAGTGATGTGGATGGGGTCATGGATGGCGATCTTGACGCTTTCATCAATGCCTGGCTGATTGAAAATGCCCAGGACCGCGAGACAGCCAGGGAGAAAGAGCTCCGTCTCCACGGTCAGGGAGGATCTGGCGCGTGA